A stretch of Girardinichthys multiradiatus isolate DD_20200921_A chromosome 20, DD_fGirMul_XY1, whole genome shotgun sequence DNA encodes these proteins:
- the pmepa1 gene encoding protein TMEPAI isoform X2, with amino-acid sequence MQPSSGSHSHENCVQIQHCAQLEFVQILVIVVFMMVMVVVITCLLNHYRLSARSILSRHSPARRRHLPLANEGSMWTSESNGTSNGLNEHQVYNPRPPDRGVMSYMQRDPQNNQPQPLLQSQRFQHTYAPSRFQPTYPYLPQSLIDLPPTISLSDGEEPPPYQGPCTLQLRDPEQQMELNRESVRPPPNRTVFDSHGLDPSNSCLQARLQAPPPSVHSGISVLEAQETLSRQQKQNSQVEGTPPTYSEAIGHFYHPATLTSNQTHQTVSTAPSSLIHGLLRPLPKQQGSVENRNTKEKPQKPQQV; translated from the exons ATGCAACCATCGTCAGGGAGTCACAGCCATGAAAACTGTGTCCAGATTCAGCACTGTG CCCAGCTGGAGTTCGTCCAGATCTTGGTGATCGTGGTGTTCATGATGGTCATGGTGGTGGTCATCACATGTCTGCTTAACCACTACCGCCTATCAGCGCGTTCCATTCTCTCCAGGCACTCCCCCGCCCGCAGGAGGCACCTGCCGCTGGCCAAC GAGGGAAGTATGTGGACCTCTGAGAGCAATGGGACGAGCAACGGCCTGAATGAG CACCAGGTGTATAACCCACGTCCTCCAGACAGAGGAGTCATGTCCTACATGCAGCGAGACCCGCAGAACAACCAGCCTCAGCCCCTGCTTCAATCACAGCGCTTCCAGCACACGTACGCCCCGAGTCGCTTCCAGCCGACATACCCCTACCTGCCCCAGAGCCTCATTGACCTTCCCCCCACAATCTCCCTCTCAGACGGTGAGGAACCACCTCCATATCAGGGTCCGTGCACTCTGCAGCTCAGAGACCCCGAGCAACAGATGGAGCTGAACCGCGAGTCAGTTCGACCTCCACCCAACCGAACAGTGTTTGACTCCCACGGCCTGGACCCATCCAACTCCTGCCTGCAAGCCAG GCTGCAGGCGCCTCCCCCAAGTGTCCATTCAGGTATCAGTGTGTTGGAGGCCCAAGAGACCTTGTCCCGGCAGCAGAAACAGAACTCTCAAGTCGAAGGGACTCCCCCAACCTACAGTGAGGCTATCGGGCACTTTTACCACCCAGCGACTCTGACCTCCAACCAGACCCATCAGACTGTATCGACTGCGCCGTCCTCTCTCATACATGGTTTACTCAGACCTCTGCCTAAACAGCAAGGAAGTGTGGAAAACAGGAACACAAAGGAGAAACCCCAGAAGCCACAACAGGTGTGA
- the pmepa1 gene encoding protein TMEPAI isoform X1 — MLNLMGVLNATAPNVSCTCNCKPYTSIQNMEITQLEFVQILVIVVFMMVMVVVITCLLNHYRLSARSILSRHSPARRRHLPLANEGSMWTSESNGTSNGLNEHQVYNPRPPDRGVMSYMQRDPQNNQPQPLLQSQRFQHTYAPSRFQPTYPYLPQSLIDLPPTISLSDGEEPPPYQGPCTLQLRDPEQQMELNRESVRPPPNRTVFDSHGLDPSNSCLQARLQAPPPSVHSGISVLEAQETLSRQQKQNSQVEGTPPTYSEAIGHFYHPATLTSNQTHQTVSTAPSSLIHGLLRPLPKQQGSVENRNTKEKPQKPQQV, encoded by the exons CCCAGCTGGAGTTCGTCCAGATCTTGGTGATCGTGGTGTTCATGATGGTCATGGTGGTGGTCATCACATGTCTGCTTAACCACTACCGCCTATCAGCGCGTTCCATTCTCTCCAGGCACTCCCCCGCCCGCAGGAGGCACCTGCCGCTGGCCAAC GAGGGAAGTATGTGGACCTCTGAGAGCAATGGGACGAGCAACGGCCTGAATGAG CACCAGGTGTATAACCCACGTCCTCCAGACAGAGGAGTCATGTCCTACATGCAGCGAGACCCGCAGAACAACCAGCCTCAGCCCCTGCTTCAATCACAGCGCTTCCAGCACACGTACGCCCCGAGTCGCTTCCAGCCGACATACCCCTACCTGCCCCAGAGCCTCATTGACCTTCCCCCCACAATCTCCCTCTCAGACGGTGAGGAACCACCTCCATATCAGGGTCCGTGCACTCTGCAGCTCAGAGACCCCGAGCAACAGATGGAGCTGAACCGCGAGTCAGTTCGACCTCCACCCAACCGAACAGTGTTTGACTCCCACGGCCTGGACCCATCCAACTCCTGCCTGCAAGCCAG GCTGCAGGCGCCTCCCCCAAGTGTCCATTCAGGTATCAGTGTGTTGGAGGCCCAAGAGACCTTGTCCCGGCAGCAGAAACAGAACTCTCAAGTCGAAGGGACTCCCCCAACCTACAGTGAGGCTATCGGGCACTTTTACCACCCAGCGACTCTGACCTCCAACCAGACCCATCAGACTGTATCGACTGCGCCGTCCTCTCTCATACATGGTTTACTCAGACCTCTGCCTAAACAGCAAGGAAGTGTGGAAAACAGGAACACAAAGGAGAAACCCCAGAAGCCACAACAGGTGTGA